One Nonomuraea angiospora DNA segment encodes these proteins:
- a CDS encoding class I SAM-dependent DNA methyltransferase, translated as MAHVDETLAAYEGIAVRYDELNARMDTSSLVARFVEAVDRYGSGGRRLLDAGCGTGRSSVALRKHGFEVTGYDLSPAMVATARRRPGAEEIRFLVGRLQEPPPGLTGFDVVACVDVPMTYLTDTDQLRQALTAARHQLTEDGVLVFDLNTIGYYRRMFGVPTVADRGDRYVAWFAESPRIEANAVVITQFDLFERNGVGWERLSMRHVQRHHSERTVREVAEQAGLRVVAAHGLVGTSPARDPADEDDHDRILYVARRSDPAV; from the coding sequence ATGGCGCACGTGGACGAGACCCTGGCCGCCTACGAGGGCATCGCGGTCCGCTACGACGAGCTGAACGCGCGGATGGACACCTCCAGCCTGGTGGCCCGCTTCGTGGAGGCGGTCGATCGGTACGGATCGGGCGGGCGGCGGCTCCTGGACGCCGGCTGCGGAACCGGCCGCAGCAGCGTGGCCTTGCGCAAGCACGGGTTCGAGGTGACCGGCTACGACCTGTCCCCCGCGATGGTCGCGACGGCCCGCCGCCGGCCCGGGGCCGAGGAGATCCGGTTCCTGGTGGGACGGCTGCAGGAGCCCCCGCCCGGATTGACCGGCTTCGACGTGGTCGCGTGCGTGGACGTGCCGATGACGTACCTGACCGACACCGACCAGCTGCGACAGGCGCTGACGGCCGCGCGCCACCAGCTCACCGAGGACGGGGTGCTGGTCTTCGACCTGAACACCATCGGCTACTACCGCCGCATGTTCGGCGTCCCCACGGTCGCCGACCGGGGCGACCGGTACGTGGCCTGGTTCGCGGAGTCCCCGCGGATCGAGGCCAACGCGGTCGTGATCACGCAGTTCGACCTGTTCGAGCGGAACGGCGTGGGGTGGGAGCGGCTGTCGATGCGCCACGTGCAACGGCACCACTCGGAGCGGACGGTGCGGGAGGTGGCCGAGCAGGCCGGGCTGCGCGTCGTGGCCGCCCATGGGCTGGTGGGGACGTCGCCGGCACGGGACCCGGCTGACGAGGACGACCACGACCGGATCCTGTACGTCGCCCGCCGGTCGGATCCGGCCGTATGA
- a CDS encoding UvrB/UvrC motif-containing protein, giving the protein MSARSSAARLPHEPGVYRFRDRRGQILYLGRATDLRSRVRSYWGDLRDRLHLTEMVARIARVEAVACDSVHEAAWLERNLLEAGLPPWNRTQGVETSIYIVVDPRPRTAGVRTSHVARFDGVAGFGPYLGGGRARQAISGLLRAFPLSYTRERLTGAERDIAARRGLGPQSRERLAAAVIAALDGTGAEAVREELTAARDRAAAALNFELAARIQDELAAFAWVTSVQRVTVEGGGDQDLCGWADGLAVTFAIRGGRLVGWDQRACGRPAAARGSAGAPPEWAEFARRNAELAAALIRG; this is encoded by the coding sequence GTGTCCGCCAGATCATCGGCCGCGCGGCTGCCTCATGAGCCCGGCGTCTACCGGTTCCGGGACCGGCGCGGTCAGATCCTCTATCTGGGGCGCGCCACCGACCTCCGCAGCCGGGTGCGGTCGTACTGGGGTGACCTGCGCGATCGCCTGCACCTGACGGAGATGGTCGCCCGGATCGCCCGGGTCGAGGCGGTGGCGTGCGACTCGGTGCACGAGGCCGCATGGCTCGAACGCAACCTCCTGGAAGCCGGCCTGCCCCCCTGGAACCGCACGCAGGGCGTGGAGACGTCGATCTACATCGTGGTCGACCCGCGTCCGCGCACCGCCGGGGTGCGGACGAGCCACGTCGCGCGGTTCGACGGGGTCGCCGGCTTCGGCCCCTACCTCGGCGGAGGGCGAGCACGGCAGGCGATCTCGGGGCTGCTCCGGGCGTTCCCGCTGTCGTACACGCGTGAGCGGCTCACCGGCGCCGAACGCGACATCGCGGCCAGGCGCGGCCTCGGCCCGCAGTCCAGGGAACGGCTGGCCGCGGCCGTCATCGCCGCGCTCGACGGGACGGGCGCCGAGGCCGTGCGGGAAGAGCTGACCGCGGCGCGCGATCGTGCGGCGGCCGCGCTCAACTTCGAACTCGCCGCCCGGATCCAGGATGAGCTGGCCGCGTTCGCCTGGGTGACGAGCGTGCAGCGCGTCACCGTCGAAGGCGGCGGTGACCAGGACCTGTGCGGGTGGGCGGACGGCCTCGCCGTCACGTTCGCCATCCGCGGCGGGCGCCTGGTCGGGTGGGACCAGCGCGCGTGCGGCCGGCCGGCCGCCGCCCGGGGGAGCGCCGGCGCGCCGCCTGAATGGGCCGAGTTCGCCCGGCGCAACGCCGAGCTGGCGGCGGCGCTCATCCGCGGCTGA
- a CDS encoding cytochrome P450 — translation MTAVGGPDRAAPGGTRPWPGGAARWYRRDPLGFVEHAARERGPVFRLPDDGSLCVADPAQALRVLHDEEGHYDDVSDFFHVRGGRLEPRETQVAIGRAARATLRAHLAAHRERLPAVVAELGEVSEWPSAGRAAAYRFLAGALLRPDSPPPLRELMAQVVRNDVLIRPGGRLASVLRRALWARVVRALAGEVLARRAGPRPDRPGDLLDAILEAAPPGTPAAQLAQVYLLLFRTSVAPVGHVVAWALLAAATDGVDLAAVPAESAVRESLRLWPVAWLMGRPVLRAHQVGGVRLEPGESVSVCAYLLHRDERHWPQPTRFRPGRWDGPGPRGPWLPFGGGPFTCAGAVVARNLACDLLSAVTDGARLEVRGGRGRPHVAGIITPPPFQLRRTPHRT, via the coding sequence ATGACGGCGGTCGGAGGACCGGATCGGGCCGCTCCGGGCGGGACGCGGCCGTGGCCGGGCGGGGCGGCGCGGTGGTACCGCCGGGACCCGCTGGGGTTCGTCGAGCACGCGGCCCGGGAGCGGGGCCCGGTGTTCCGGCTGCCCGACGACGGGTCGCTGTGCGTGGCCGACCCGGCGCAGGCCCTGCGGGTGCTGCACGACGAGGAGGGCCACTACGACGACGTGTCCGACTTCTTCCACGTCCGCGGCGGCCGGCTGGAGCCGCGGGAGACGCAGGTAGCGATCGGGCGGGCGGCCCGCGCGACCTTACGCGCCCATCTGGCCGCGCATCGCGAGCGGCTGCCCGCCGTGGTGGCGGAACTCGGGGAGGTCAGCGAGTGGCCCTCGGCCGGGCGCGCCGCCGCGTACCGGTTCCTGGCCGGGGCGCTGCTGCGGCCGGACAGCCCGCCGCCCCTGCGGGAGCTGATGGCGCAGGTGGTGCGGAACGACGTCCTGATCCGGCCCGGCGGCCGGCTGGCGAGCGTGCTGCGGCGGGCGCTGTGGGCGCGCGTGGTGCGGGCGCTCGCCGGCGAGGTGCTCGCCCGGCGGGCCGGTCCGCGGCCCGACCGGCCCGGCGACCTGCTGGACGCCATACTCGAGGCCGCCCCGCCCGGCACGCCCGCCGCCCAGCTCGCCCAGGTGTACCTGCTGCTGTTCCGGACCTCCGTGGCGCCCGTGGGCCACGTGGTCGCCTGGGCGCTGCTGGCGGCCGCGACCGACGGCGTCGACCTGGCGGCCGTGCCCGCGGAGTCTGCCGTACGGGAGTCGCTGCGGCTGTGGCCGGTGGCGTGGCTGATGGGCCGCCCCGTACTCCGCGCGCACCAGGTCGGCGGGGTGCGGCTGGAACCGGGAGAAAGCGTGTCGGTCTGCGCCTATCTCCTGCACCGCGACGAGCGCCACTGGCCGCAGCCCACCCGCTTCCGGCCCGGGAGATGGGACGGCCCCGGTCCCCGCGGGCCCTGGCTGCCCTTCGGCGGCGGCCCGTTCACCTGCGCCGGCGCCGTCGTCGCCCGCAACCTGGCCTGCGACCTGCTCTCCGCCGTGACGGACGGGGCCCGTCTGGAGGTACGCGGCGGTCGCGGGCGGCCCCACGTCGCGGGCATCATCACCCCTCCCCCGTTCCAGCTGCGCCGGACCCCGCATCGGACCTGA
- a CDS encoding TetR/AcrR family transcriptional regulator, which translates to MSDEELISIWMRPERLERSGPGRRPGYSREQITRAAVRIADAEGVEAATMRRIGGELGTGAMSLYRYVPKRDDLFDLMIDLAMGELDLPAEPSGDWRHDLSLVACETRAAGLRHPWLTPLLGGRPTLGPQLLRVHEFALGALDGLGLGIDEMTGFVSMVDDYVHSAIRREIGWLEEARRTGLDPERWKRYYIGPYVRQIVESGAYPLFSRSLQESGTAHLSPAERFRHGLDRVLNGIGAQLPAGRAGHTA; encoded by the coding sequence ATGTCCGACGAGGAACTCATCAGCATCTGGATGCGGCCCGAGCGCCTGGAGCGTTCGGGGCCCGGGCGGCGGCCCGGCTACAGCCGCGAGCAGATCACCCGGGCGGCCGTCCGGATCGCCGACGCCGAGGGGGTGGAGGCCGCGACCATGCGCCGCATCGGGGGCGAGCTGGGCACCGGCGCCATGTCGCTCTACCGCTACGTGCCGAAACGCGATGACCTGTTCGACCTCATGATCGACCTGGCGATGGGCGAGCTCGATCTGCCCGCCGAGCCGTCCGGCGACTGGCGCCACGACCTCAGCCTGGTCGCCTGCGAGACCCGGGCCGCCGGCCTGCGCCATCCCTGGCTGACCCCGCTGCTCGGCGGCCGGCCGACCCTGGGCCCGCAGCTGCTGCGGGTGCACGAGTTCGCCCTGGGCGCACTCGACGGGCTCGGCCTCGGCATTGACGAGATGACCGGCTTCGTCAGCATGGTCGACGACTACGTCCACAGCGCGATCCGCCGCGAGATCGGCTGGCTGGAGGAGGCCCGCCGCACCGGCCTGGACCCGGAGCGCTGGAAGCGCTACTACATCGGGCCGTACGTGCGGCAGATCGTCGAGTCGGGCGCCTATCCCCTGTTCAGCCGGTCCCTCCAGGAATCCGGGACCGCGCACCTCTCCCCCGCCGAGCGTTTCCGGCATGGGCTGGATCGGGTGCTCAACGGGATCGGCGCGCAGCTGCCAGCAGGCCGCGCAGGACATACGGCATGA
- a CDS encoding SDR family oxidoreductase, with protein MTLTGKTALVTGASRGIGRAVATRLAREGARVAVHYGSNEAAAKETVAAIEAAGGQAFAVRAELGVPGDAEALWAGFDAHADGLDILVNNAGILGDQGEIDGVTREGFERLFAVNTTAPFFITRLALPRLRDGGRIITIGTMLTRGAAMPRAIGYAMSKAALDVLTTALAKQLGPRGITVNTVAPGVIDTDMHEGRLVGEALAWLSSQSPLGRLGTPQDVADTVAFLAGDDSRYMTGHRLDVSGGTTM; from the coding sequence ATGACCTTGACGGGTAAGACGGCGCTCGTGACCGGCGCCAGCAGGGGGATCGGCCGGGCCGTCGCCACCCGGCTGGCCCGCGAGGGCGCCCGGGTCGCCGTCCACTACGGCAGCAACGAGGCGGCCGCCAAGGAGACGGTCGCGGCCATCGAAGCGGCCGGCGGGCAGGCGTTCGCCGTACGGGCCGAGCTGGGCGTGCCGGGGGACGCCGAAGCGCTGTGGGCCGGCTTCGACGCCCACGCCGACGGCCTGGACATCCTGGTCAACAACGCGGGCATCCTCGGCGACCAGGGCGAGATCGACGGCGTGACCAGGGAGGGCTTCGAGCGGCTGTTCGCGGTCAACACGACCGCGCCGTTCTTCATCACCCGGCTCGCCCTGCCGCGGCTGCGGGACGGCGGCCGGATCATCACCATCGGCACGATGCTGACCCGGGGCGCGGCCATGCCGCGGGCGATCGGCTACGCCATGTCCAAGGCCGCGCTCGACGTGCTGACCACCGCGCTGGCCAAGCAGCTCGGGCCGCGCGGCATCACGGTCAACACCGTGGCGCCCGGCGTCATCGACACCGACATGCACGAGGGACGCCTGGTCGGCGAGGCCCTGGCCTGGCTGTCGTCGCAGTCACCGCTGGGCCGGCTGGGCACGCCGCAGGACGTCGCCGACACGGTGGCCTTCCTGGCCGGCGACGACAGCCGTTATATGACCGGACACCGCCTGGACGTCTCGGGCGGGACGACCATGTGA
- a CDS encoding phosphotransferase family protein → MDEVKVVVAHSERATLRVGDVFLKVDADQARIDVEVEAMSLAPVPTPEVLWRKPPVLAIAALPGTTLGRLGGPSTGSPAAWAAAGAAIRKLHEAPLPRLPRRAGRSIVALAAELDDECESLVTNGVLPADLVTRNRQVAEAALRPWTPAFTHGDLQIAHVFVDGDEVTGIIDWSEAGQGDALYDLATFTLGHEEHLDDVIAGYGTDIDLDVIHAWWSLRSLLAVRWLIEHGFDPFAPGCEVDVLRSRM, encoded by the coding sequence ATGGATGAGGTCAAAGTCGTCGTCGCCCATTCCGAGCGCGCGACTCTGCGCGTCGGTGACGTGTTCTTGAAGGTGGACGCCGATCAGGCGCGCATCGACGTCGAGGTCGAGGCGATGTCCCTCGCGCCGGTCCCGACCCCGGAGGTCCTGTGGCGCAAGCCGCCCGTGCTCGCGATCGCCGCGCTCCCGGGGACGACGCTTGGGCGCCTCGGCGGGCCGTCGACCGGGTCACCGGCGGCGTGGGCCGCGGCGGGCGCCGCCATCCGGAAGCTGCACGAAGCGCCCCTGCCGCGCCTGCCGCGCCGGGCCGGCCGGAGCATCGTCGCGCTGGCGGCGGAACTCGACGACGAGTGCGAGTCGCTCGTGACGAACGGTGTCCTGCCCGCTGACCTGGTCACCCGCAACCGCCAGGTCGCCGAGGCCGCGCTCCGGCCGTGGACTCCGGCGTTCACACACGGCGACCTGCAGATCGCGCACGTCTTCGTCGACGGCGACGAGGTCACCGGCATCATCGACTGGTCCGAGGCGGGCCAGGGTGATGCCCTGTACGACCTCGCCACCTTCACGCTCGGACACGAGGAGCACCTCGACGACGTCATCGCCGGCTATGGCACCGACATCGACCTCGACGTGATCCACGCGTGGTGGTCGTTGCGAAGCCTGCTGGCGGTTCGCTGGCTGATCGAGCACGGCTTCGACCCCTTCGCGCCGGGCTGTGAGGTCGATGTGCTGAGATCCCGGATGTGA
- a CDS encoding helix-turn-helix transcriptional regulator: protein MPRPTARVLTLLELLQSGGTRTVAELADRLGVEGRTVRRYVDQLIDLDVPVESVRGRYGGYRLAPGYRLPPLMLSDDEALAVLLGLVAGRRAGLTTTEHTASETASAKIRRVLPKHIARRLDTLLEALAFTDQPGEFDTPDAEVLLTIADAVRHRRPVSIRYTDRDGRRSERTLHAYGIVAHSGRWYVTGKDAQIGEDRTFRLDRIADARPLPGSFEAPAGPGPAQRVLSAFATAEYRHEVTLRIYGTVDQIRARLPASVASLEEYAPVAGEDRATERWLRVELRVERLDWLPPVLASLDRPFVIERPDELRNLVTALAQRLASYARQA, encoded by the coding sequence ATGCCTCGACCGACCGCCCGCGTGCTGACACTCCTGGAGCTGCTGCAGTCGGGCGGCACCCGGACGGTGGCCGAACTCGCCGACCGGCTCGGCGTCGAAGGGCGCACCGTGCGGCGGTACGTGGACCAGCTGATCGACCTGGACGTGCCCGTGGAATCGGTGCGCGGCCGCTACGGCGGGTACCGGCTCGCCCCCGGGTACCGCTTGCCTCCGCTCATGCTCAGCGACGACGAGGCGCTGGCCGTGCTGCTCGGCCTGGTCGCCGGCCGCCGAGCAGGGTTGACGACGACGGAGCACACGGCAAGCGAGACGGCATCGGCGAAGATCCGGCGGGTGCTGCCCAAGCACATCGCCCGCCGGCTCGACACACTCCTGGAAGCTCTCGCCTTCACGGATCAGCCCGGCGAGTTCGACACCCCGGACGCCGAGGTCCTGCTCACCATCGCCGATGCGGTGCGCCACCGCCGACCGGTCTCGATCCGCTACACCGACCGCGACGGGCGGCGCAGCGAACGCACGCTGCACGCGTACGGGATCGTCGCCCATTCCGGCCGATGGTACGTCACGGGCAAGGACGCCCAGATCGGCGAGGACCGAACCTTCAGGCTCGATCGCATCGCAGACGCGAGGCCCCTGCCCGGCTCATTCGAAGCGCCCGCGGGTCCCGGTCCGGCACAGCGTGTGTTGTCGGCGTTCGCCACGGCCGAGTACCGGCATGAAGTGACCTTGCGGATTTACGGGACGGTCGATCAGATCCGCGCCCGCCTTCCCGCCAGCGTCGCGAGCCTGGAGGAGTACGCGCCCGTGGCGGGCGAGGACCGGGCGACCGAGCGCTGGCTGCGCGTCGAGTTGCGGGTGGAGCGGCTCGACTGGTTGCCTCCGGTACTCGCCTCACTCGACCGTCCGTTCGTCATCGAGCGCCCCGATGAACTGCGCAACCTCGTCACCGCGCTCGCCCAACGCCTCGCCTCCTACGCCCGCCAAGCCTGA
- a CDS encoding S8 family serine peptidase yields MTLLTGDRVVVSASGHRVEPAQGRRVRFTIRERDGHLIVIPSDAAPLIARGVLDERLFDVTGLLSSRYGDADRPDIPIITQSGLPAGARQARGFADLGLTAGGIRKDTAVQTWRQLTSARARPGKIWLDALVPFALDRSVKQIGAPQVWEKGLTGKGVTVAVLDTGYDATHPDLKDVVTKSKNFTDDPDGDDYGHGTHVASIVAGAGQKYRGVAPGATLAVGKVGNQFGAPYSAILAGMEWAAGEAGAKVVNMSLGGQDTPGLDPLELAVNTLSATKGTLFVVAAGNDGEPGTVNSPGSADAALTVGAVDRDDRTAEFSSRGPRSFDHAVKPDISAPGTDIVAAQLGGGHIAHKGTSMAAPHVAGAAAIIAQRHPDWNGERIKAALVESAKAGAGIFDQGGGRVDLVAATERTLVAEPVSVSAAHLWGSPGDRATTRTVTYHNTADTPITLDLKAEGEVLKLPVDRLEVPARGQAQLTLTLDATGKAPGDYPGVVTATAGGQSVRTLANAWVEPESYDVSVKAVGSDGAPTSGFGVIYNLATGEERWIDVKGDVTMRLTKGEWNLFVNLGEPGLDTLAHRPVSVAGHDVQLTLDAREGKEIRFTLDDPAAVRADTLEQRLSNGAWSIALVPFESPGTRYQVLPFRQAGLSYMSRSVWSRPGHRYDLVDRREGGLPEDPGLAGRVKDLIRTTATYRATGTAQDAEVLVGVQAAAGAWALAIVPVSVPLPGTLTHHRTPGLRWTSLVRSGTWEIASEVAPQAAREVWNAAVAGPSFATSAGGRTGDELFFSAARLFADAGAGRTGMDRAATGELVLAREGAVVTRAPVAECTFEEGCTLVAMLPPEPAAYTLTATAKRPGALSTAVESVWSFRSQHTDKTQGLPLMAVRFAPAGLDAANRARPGSVTRVPIRVERAPDAPEPAVRDLALEASTDDGVTWRAVPVVRTGGGWTALVTNPRAGHISLRATAGDRSGAGVVQTITRAWAVGS; encoded by the coding sequence GTGACGCTGCTGACCGGGGACAGGGTCGTGGTGAGCGCCTCAGGCCATCGCGTCGAGCCCGCGCAGGGCAGGCGTGTGCGCTTCACGATCCGCGAACGTGACGGCCACCTCATCGTCATCCCCTCCGACGCCGCCCCGCTCATCGCGCGCGGTGTCCTCGACGAGCGGCTCTTCGACGTGACCGGGCTGCTCTCCTCCCGGTACGGCGACGCCGACCGCCCCGACATCCCGATCATCACCCAGTCGGGCCTGCCCGCGGGGGCCAGGCAGGCCCGCGGCTTCGCCGACCTCGGCCTGACCGCGGGCGGCATCCGCAAGGACACCGCCGTCCAGACGTGGCGGCAGCTCACCTCGGCCCGCGCCCGGCCGGGCAAGATCTGGCTCGACGCCCTGGTCCCCTTCGCCCTCGACCGGAGCGTCAAGCAGATCGGCGCTCCCCAGGTGTGGGAGAAGGGGCTGACCGGCAAAGGCGTCACGGTGGCCGTGCTGGACACCGGCTACGACGCCACCCACCCCGATCTCAAGGACGTGGTGACCAAGTCCAAGAACTTCACCGACGACCCCGACGGCGACGACTACGGCCACGGCACCCATGTGGCCTCGATCGTCGCCGGGGCCGGGCAGAAGTACCGCGGCGTGGCCCCCGGGGCCACTCTTGCCGTCGGCAAGGTCGGCAACCAGTTCGGAGCCCCATACTCGGCGATCCTCGCCGGGATGGAGTGGGCCGCCGGCGAGGCCGGGGCCAAGGTCGTCAACATGAGCCTCGGCGGCCAGGACACTCCCGGTCTCGACCCGCTCGAACTGGCCGTGAACACGCTGTCGGCCACCAAGGGCACGCTCTTCGTGGTCGCCGCGGGCAACGACGGCGAGCCCGGCACCGTGAACTCGCCGGGCAGCGCGGACGCGGCGCTCACCGTGGGGGCGGTGGACCGCGACGACCGGACGGCCGAGTTCTCCAGCCGGGGCCCGCGCTCGTTCGACCACGCGGTCAAACCGGACATCTCCGCGCCCGGAACCGACATCGTGGCCGCCCAGCTCGGCGGGGGCCACATCGCGCACAAGGGGACCTCGATGGCGGCGCCGCACGTCGCGGGGGCCGCCGCCATCATCGCCCAGCGACATCCCGACTGGAACGGCGAGCGGATCAAGGCGGCGCTGGTCGAATCGGCCAAAGCCGGCGCCGGCATCTTCGACCAGGGCGGCGGGCGCGTCGACCTGGTCGCCGCCACCGAGCGCACGCTCGTGGCCGAGCCCGTCAGCGTCTCCGCCGCCCACCTGTGGGGCTCCCCCGGCGACCGGGCCACCACCAGAACGGTCACGTACCACAACACCGCCGACACCCCGATCACGCTGGACCTCAAGGCCGAGGGTGAGGTGCTGAAGCTGCCGGTGGACAGGCTCGAGGTGCCCGCGCGGGGGCAGGCCCAGCTCACGCTGACCCTCGACGCCACGGGCAAGGCGCCGGGCGACTACCCCGGCGTCGTCACGGCCACGGCCGGCGGACAGAGCGTGCGCACGCTCGCGAACGCCTGGGTCGAGCCCGAGTCCTACGACGTGTCCGTCAAGGCCGTGGGCTCCGACGGGGCACCCACGAGCGGCTTCGGCGTGATCTACAACCTGGCGACCGGCGAGGAGCGCTGGATCGACGTCAAGGGCGACGTGACGATGCGCCTGACCAAGGGCGAGTGGAACCTCTTCGTGAACTTGGGCGAGCCCGGTCTGGACACCCTCGCGCACCGCCCGGTGAGCGTGGCCGGCCATGACGTCCAGCTCACCCTGGACGCCCGCGAAGGCAAGGAGATCCGCTTCACGCTCGACGATCCCGCGGCCGTGCGGGCGGACACCCTGGAGCAGCGGCTGTCCAACGGCGCCTGGTCCATCGCCCTCGTGCCCTTCGAGTCGCCCGGCACGCGCTACCAGGTCCTTCCCTTCCGGCAGGCGGGCCTGTCGTACATGAGCAGGAGCGTCTGGTCCCGGCCGGGCCACCGCTACGACCTCGTCGACCGCCGCGAAGGCGGCCTGCCCGAGGACCCCGGCCTCGCCGGTCGGGTCAAGGACCTGATCCGGACCACCGCCACGTACCGGGCGACGGGGACGGCGCAGGACGCGGAGGTCCTCGTGGGCGTGCAGGCCGCCGCGGGCGCCTGGGCGCTGGCGATCGTGCCCGTCAGCGTGCCGCTGCCCGGCACCCTCACCCATCACCGCACTCCCGGCCTGCGGTGGACGTCCCTCGTCAGGAGCGGCACCTGGGAGATCGCCTCCGAGGTCGCGCCGCAGGCTGCCCGGGAGGTGTGGAACGCCGCGGTGGCCGGCCCGTCGTTCGCCACGTCGGCCGGCGGCCGTACCGGGGACGAGCTCTTCTTCAGCGCGGCGCGGCTGTTCGCCGACGCCGGGGCGGGGCGCACCGGCATGGACAGGGCCGCCACCGGCGAGCTGGTGCTGGCCCGTGAGGGCGCGGTCGTGACCCGGGCGCCGGTCGCGGAGTGCACGTTCGAAGAGGGCTGCACGCTCGTCGCGATGCTGCCGCCCGAGCCCGCGGCCTACACGCTGACGGCCACCGCCAAGCGGCCCGGAGCGCTGTCCACCGCGGTGGAGTCGGTGTGGTCGTTCCGCTCGCAGCACACGGACAAGACGCAGGGGCTGCCGCTGATGGCGGTCCGCTTCGCGCCCGCCGGGCTCGACGCGGCCAACCGGGCGCGTCCGGGCTCGGTCACCAGGGTGCCGATCCGGGTCGAGCGCGCTCCGGACGCGCCGGAGCCGGCCGTGCGCGACCTCGCGCTGGAGGCCTCCACCGACGACGGCGTGACGTGGCGGGCGGTGCCCGTCGTGCGTACCGGCGGCGGATGGACCGCGCTGGTGACCAACCCGCGCGCGGGCCACATCTCGCTCCGCGCTACGGCCGGCGACCGGTCGGGGGCGGGCGTCGTCCAGACGATCACCCGCGCCTGGGCGGTCGGCTCGTAG
- a CDS encoding dienelactone hydrolase family protein yields MARILLLHSMYGLRPAVHQAADRFRTAGHEVHVPDLYDGRVVDTPEEGTAIKEEIGRDELLKRAVTAAAPLSADGLVYAGFSLGAAIAQNLALGDERSRGLLLMHGTSDMADGVSADDLPVQLHVADPDTYEPADWLNAWYIRMRRARADVEVFRYPGAGHLFTDPDLPDYNAQAAERAWAAALDFVADL; encoded by the coding sequence ATGGCGCGAATTCTCCTCTTGCACTCGATGTACGGCCTGCGGCCCGCCGTCCACCAGGCCGCTGACCGATTCCGGACGGCCGGCCACGAGGTGCACGTTCCCGATCTGTACGACGGCCGGGTCGTCGACACGCCCGAGGAGGGGACCGCGATCAAGGAGGAGATCGGACGCGATGAGCTGCTGAAGCGGGCCGTGACCGCGGCCGCGCCGCTGTCCGCCGACGGCCTGGTGTACGCGGGCTTCTCACTCGGCGCGGCGATCGCGCAGAACCTCGCCCTGGGTGACGAGCGGTCTCGAGGGCTGCTGCTGATGCACGGCACCTCCGACATGGCCGATGGCGTCTCGGCCGACGACCTGCCGGTCCAGCTTCACGTGGCCGATCCCGACACCTACGAGCCCGCCGACTGGTTGAACGCCTGGTACATCCGGATGCGCCGGGCGCGGGCCGACGTGGAGGTCTTCCGCTATCCGGGCGCCGGCCACCTGTTCACCGACCCTGACCTGCCCGACTACAACGCGCAGGCCGCCGAGCGCGCCTGGGCCGCCGCGCTGGACTTCGTCGCCGACCTGTAA
- a CDS encoding VOC family protein produces the protein MNFVSIRIITSDVARLVEFYERATGARATWATEDFAELKTSGATLAIAGTRTVPLFAPGSARPADNHSVIIEFLVDDVDRVHQNLTGFVTGFVTEPTTMPWGNRSLLFRDPDGNLVNFFTPVTPAAIEKFAR, from the coding sequence ATGAACTTCGTCTCGATCCGCATCATCACCAGCGACGTAGCGCGCCTCGTCGAGTTCTACGAGCGAGCCACAGGGGCGCGGGCGACGTGGGCCACCGAGGACTTCGCCGAACTCAAGACCTCGGGCGCCACCCTCGCGATCGCCGGCACCCGCACCGTCCCGCTGTTCGCCCCGGGCTCTGCCCGCCCGGCGGACAACCACAGCGTGATCATCGAGTTCCTCGTCGACGACGTGGACCGCGTTCACCAGAACCTGACCGGCTTCGTCACCGGCTTCGTCACCGAGCCCACCACGATGCCCTGGGGTAACCGGTCGCTGCTGTTCCGCGACCCCGACGGCAACCTCGTCAACTTCTTCACCCCCGTCACCCCGGCAGCCATCGAAAAGTTCGCACGTTGA
- a CDS encoding DNA-binding protein — protein MPTDADQHLDPFTPPHPEQARAQRVHASLFRIAERHAVTDEQRGRQTHASAIGPHEAVRLVAFLLSGAARLDDGEPEVDHADITAALSLLPLVRGELDALEAGLLEMARGRGMTWQEIAFGLGLGTAQAARQRHERLADRVEGLE, from the coding sequence ATGCCTACAGATGCCGATCAGCACCTCGATCCCTTCACTCCTCCGCATCCCGAGCAGGCACGCGCGCAACGCGTGCACGCGTCCCTGTTCCGGATCGCCGAGCGGCACGCGGTCACTGATGAGCAGCGCGGCCGGCAGACGCATGCGTCGGCCATCGGTCCGCACGAAGCCGTCAGGCTCGTGGCGTTCCTGCTCAGCGGAGCCGCACGGCTCGATGACGGGGAGCCGGAGGTCGATCACGCCGACATCACCGCGGCGTTGAGTCTCCTCCCGCTGGTGCGCGGGGAGCTGGACGCGCTGGAGGCGGGCCTGCTGGAGATGGCGCGGGGGCGCGGCATGACCTGGCAGGAGATCGCGTTCGGGCTCGGGCTCGGCACCGCGCAGGCCGCCAGGCAACGCCACGAACGCCTCGCGGACCGTGTCGAAGGACTGGAGTAG